The Dickeya poaceiphila DNA window TGCGCGTGATTTGGGATTGAGTGGCAATGACTCGTTCGACCCGCACAAATCTGCGCAGGCGGCTGCAAAATACCTTAATCAGTTGTTATCGCAAACTGGCGGAGACCTCAATAAAGCATTGGCAGCTTACAATTGGGGGATTGGCAATGTGCAGCGTAAAGGGTTGGGCAATGCACCGCTGGAAACTCAAATGTATGTGCCGAAGGTATTGGCTGGTATGCCGACTGGCGCCGCAGCAACTGCACCGAGATATCAATCTCCGATAACGCAGCAATCAGCGGCCCCTGTCTATAATTTTGGTCAGGTAACCGTCACATCAAATCCGACTAGCGCCTCGGCGCTGTCAAAAGACCTGCAACAGCAGGCGGGTAATCGCTCTCGCGTGCTGGGGTTTACTGCCGGAAACTAAGCCCCGCTTCGGCGGGGAATATCGAGGAAATCATGAGAGAATTTATTGCAAGGAAACTTTACTGGCTTGCGCTTAGGTTGGGCGCAAGAAAGCGATCTTCATGTAGAGCTGAGAGCACTTTTTGTGCAACAAGCTTTGACGAAGGAACTAAAAGGTTTAATGATGCTATTGGGAGGGTGTACTACCCTGAATGAAGACATGCCGAAGAAGAAATTTCAATTGTTTTGTGACGGCTGCGTTTTCACGGGCTTCAGCGTCAGTCATGGATTTAAGGATATCGCTCTGAAGGTGACCGAATCCATCTGATATCTGCCTGCACCCATCTGGCGTCATATCAACAACAGACAGCATGAAGGCGTACTCTAATGCTCTTAGCCGTATTTTTAGTTCACGATTCTGGTTTTCTAACTCGACAATCCTTTTGTCGTTCATGATGACGCCTTTTTGCTATGTGAAAAAATATAGGGCTTGACCATAACAACACATTCAGGATTGGTAAATCCTGATAAACGATCAGCGTATTAAATTAGCCAATTCATCGAGCGCTTCGCACGCGCATTCATCCACATCGAACCAATCCCTTTGAAATGAGCCTTTGAGGAAGTCGGCTAGTGCTGGCGAGCCTTCGATGGGCTGATTTCCTGTGCGGCAAAGGTTCATTTCAAAGTAAGGTAATCGCCATGCAATACCCAACCGTATCCGTAAACGGCGTTTCCGTTCGCGTCGATGACGCCGGGCGCTACAATCTCAATGACTTGCACGCTGCCGCCGTGGCTGAGGGAAAGGCCACTGAATCACAACGACCAAGTAACTTCATCAAAAGCGCTCAAATCAAGAAATTTGTACAAGAACTGACCAAAGCTACGAAAATAGCTTCGGTTAGAGTTATCAAAGGTGGCACTCAGCCGGGTATTTGGGGTCTTGAATTGGTCGCCATTCGTTATGCCGCGTGGCTCAATGTTGAGTTTGAAATCAAGGTTTACCAGATCTTTCAGGCAGTAATCCGTAATGGCATCAGCGCCATGTCGCGTCTGAATAAAATCGATCACATCATCAATACTGAAACCAAGGAGATCAGCCAGTGCGCCAGAAAAATGGCTAGTTGGGGTGTTGGTGGACGCAAACGGCTGCTTCATTCCGTGAGGGAAATGGTGGTTGATGAGGTGCAGATGTATTTGCCGGGGGTATAGGCGTGATGCGTATCGCGTCCCTGCGCCAGTCTATTTTCTGATGAATTCAGGAGAGCGCATTTTTGCGCTGTCGATAAAATCAATGAGTTAGGTATTTTTGACAAGAAACAGAAATACTACCGAATGGATTTTAGCGGCTTCGTGATGCTGGTCATGGGTTTCAATGGCGCCAAGGCTGATGCGATTAAAGAGGCGTATATCAACGCCTTCAACTGGATGACCGCAGAGTTACGAAAACATAGCGAGAGCTACGAAGCGGAACGAAATGCTGTGATGCTTGAATACATAGACGAGTTTTCTCAGGGGATGACAATGGTCATTGAATCAGTGACCAAGTAGATCGTGGCGTGATTCAACTTACCCCAACGGGGAAAGTTGAAAATAAACAATCAAATAGCCCAAACCGGTTTGTTGATGCTTATCTTTTTGAGGGTGAGCAAGGCAAACGAGACAGCATCGTAGTAGTAGCTCAGTTGTCGCCGGAGTTTACTGCCAGACTGGTTGACCGCTGGCAGGAGCTGGAAAAAAAGATTGCAGTTCCTATTTTTGATACCGCACGAGCACTCAACGATCCGGTTTTTTTAAGAGGTAATAGTCATCTACATTTTCTATCACTCCATCATGAACGAGTGATTCAGCCAGCATTCTTTCTATAAGTTCATATTCAGGAATACCCATTTCATCGGCTTTCTTTTTGATTATGTTAACCAAATCCTCAGGTAATTCTATTTGGCGCGTGGGTATGCCGGGAATTGTTATTGGGTCAGCATCATTATCTCCATAAGCAAGCCACTCAAAGGGCACGTTCAACGCCTCAGCTAACCTAGCGATTACGTTTGGCCTTGGCTTGCTTTTTCCTAGCTCGTAGCGAGAAATTTGTGCAGCTGCCACCCCAGATCTCTTGCTCAGATCTTCTTGGGAAAGCCCCTGATCAACCCTTCTGGCAATCATTCTTTTTATGAAATGGTTTTCTTTGGTCATAAATAGTTCTTTATAGTATTGACTAAGGCTGTAAATGGAATCTATTATGATTCTGTCACGACTATTCGATACTGTAAAATACTTTTGGTGATGATATATGAAGATTCGGAAGACCATAGCAGATATTGTTGATAAGGAGGCACTTGGGCGCCTTTTTCTATCCAAGCTAAGTGCTCGCGATGATGGTTGCCTAGTTTGGACTGGATTCACCGGATTCACCGGATACGGACAATTATCGTTTGAGGGGAGAGTATGGTCAGCCCATAGAATTTCTTATGAAATGTCAAATGGTGTGATACCTCAGGGTGCTAACAAATGGTGGGTGCTTCATACGTGTGATAACCCATGCTGTTGCAACCCAGATCACTTGTACTTGGGGGACGCCAAAGACAACGCTAAAGACATGATTGACCGCAAACGGCAGCGGATGGGGTTCAAAAGGCACGGATGGGGAGAACAGGAAAGGTTCGGTCGAGTTTTTTATGAGATTAGCGGAGAGATAAAAACAATTTTTGAATGGGCTGAGTTTTTTGATGTTAATCCATGCACCCTAGAGCAAAGGATTGCAGCCGGATGGCCTGAAAAAGACCTTGGCATGTCATCTAAATCCTACAAAAGACACCTGAAAAGCGATGGGAAAACAAAATACAAGAGATTTTCTGGATTGAAAGAAGTGGAAGACTACAAAAATGAAGCCTCGATAGCTGCAACTAACGAGGCCTCGATATCAACAAATCGTGATGGAATTATTGATATGAATACCTTAGCAAAAAATACGACATCCAGCACCAATGAAGTTGCAAATTCAGGTTTCATTTTTGAAGGAAGTGAAATACGCGCGGTTATGCGCGATGGAGAACCGTGGTTTATTGCCTCTGATGTTTGTAAGTCTTTAGACCTATCAAACCCTTCAAAATCAGTAGCATCGTTGGACGATGATGAAAAACAAATCTTCAACGGCGACCCTAACTTCAAGTTAGGGTCGGCAGGTAACGGAGCGCAGAGCATGATCATCATCAATGAATCCGGCCTGTACACTCTTATTCTCCGCTGCCGTGATTCAATAAAACAAGGTACCTTACCTTGGCGCTTCCGCAAATGGGTGACCAATGAAGTACTACCATCCATTCGAAAAACTGGTCGTTATCAGATTGAAGAAAAGCGTCAAGTTGTTCCAGTATTCCGCTACGTTATCACTCTTCATTACCGAGATATTGTCACCGGACAAGAGGAAA harbors:
- a CDS encoding KilA-N domain-containing protein; the encoded protein is MQYPTVSVNGVSVRVDDAGRYNLNDLHAAAVAEGKATESQRPSNFIKSAQIKKFVQELTKATKIASVRVIKGGTQPGIWGLELVAIRYAAWLNVEFEIKVYQIFQAVIRNGISAMSRLNKIDHIINTETKEISQCARKMASWGVGGRKRLLHSVREMVVDEVQMYLPGV
- a CDS encoding helix-turn-helix transcriptional regulator translates to MTKENHFIKRMIARRVDQGLSQEDLSKRSGVAAAQISRYELGKSKPRPNVIARLAEALNVPFEWLAYGDNDADPITIPGIPTRQIELPEDLVNIIKKKADEMGIPEYELIERMLAESLVHDGVIENVDDYYLLKKPDR
- a CDS encoding BRO family protein — protein: MKIRKTIADIVDKEALGRLFLSKLSARDDGCLVWTGFTGFTGYGQLSFEGRVWSAHRISYEMSNGVIPQGANKWWVLHTCDNPCCCNPDHLYLGDAKDNAKDMIDRKRQRMGFKRHGWGEQERFGRVFYEISGEIKTIFEWAEFFDVNPCTLEQRIAAGWPEKDLGMSSKSYKRHLKSDGKTKYKRFSGLKEVEDYKNEASIAATNEASISTNRDGIIDMNTLAKNTTSSTNEVANSGFIFEGSEIRAVMRDGEPWFIASDVCKSLDLSNPSKSVASLDDDEKQIFNGDPNFKLGSAGNGAQSMIIINESGLYTLILRCRDSIKQGTLPWRFRKWVTNEVLPSIRKTGRYQIEEKRQVVPVFRYVITLHYRDIVTGQEETISGGANTPEEIVRGTAKKFGIFIPEMLNMPVNAYY